One Streptomyces sp. ML-6 genomic region harbors:
- a CDS encoding MCE family protein, translated as MKRRSLAGPLTKSIVFILVTVLATTVLALSIANTGVGETTEYKARFTDVTGLIVGDSVRIAGVKVGQVESIEVADKRLAEVGFAVRKGRRLPASVTASIKYLNMVGQRYVDLDRGAGPVGESFAAGATIPVSRTTPALDLTQLFNGFQPLFEGLSPPDVNQLAGSIVQVLQGEGGTVDSILSHVGSLTGTIAAKDKVIGEVIKNLNTVLKTVNDREDGFNDLVVTLQELVTGFSGDRKPLGEAVTAMGALTTVTADLFEDGRKPLKKDIEELGRLSDQLVEGTPQIENFLKKTPAKMTAISRIASYGSWLNLYLCEAKVGGVTTEDGSAPPTGIAITQPRCLA; from the coding sequence GTGAAGCGCCGTTCCCTCGCCGGTCCGCTGACGAAATCGATCGTCTTCATCCTGGTGACCGTGCTCGCCACCACCGTGCTGGCACTGTCCATCGCCAACACCGGAGTCGGCGAGACCACCGAGTACAAGGCCCGGTTCACCGACGTCACCGGACTGATCGTCGGCGACAGCGTCCGGATCGCCGGGGTCAAGGTCGGACAGGTCGAGTCCATCGAGGTGGCCGACAAGAGGCTCGCCGAGGTCGGCTTCGCCGTCCGCAAGGGACGCAGGCTCCCCGCCTCGGTCACCGCGTCGATCAAGTACCTCAACATGGTCGGCCAGCGGTACGTCGACCTCGACCGGGGCGCCGGGCCGGTCGGCGAGAGCTTCGCCGCCGGAGCGACCATCCCGGTCTCCCGCACCACCCCGGCACTCGACCTCACCCAGCTCTTCAACGGCTTCCAGCCGCTGTTCGAAGGACTCTCCCCGCCGGACGTCAACCAGCTGGCCGGCTCCATCGTCCAGGTGCTCCAGGGCGAGGGCGGCACCGTCGACAGCATCCTCTCCCACGTCGGCTCGCTCACCGGCACGATCGCCGCCAAGGACAAGGTGATCGGAGAGGTGATCAAGAACCTCAACACGGTCCTGAAGACCGTCAACGACCGCGAGGACGGCTTCAACGACCTCGTCGTCACCCTGCAGGAACTCGTCACCGGATTCTCCGGCGACCGCAAACCGCTGGGCGAGGCGGTCACCGCCATGGGCGCGCTCACCACCGTCACCGCGGACCTCTTCGAGGACGGCCGCAAGCCGCTGAAGAAGGACATCGAGGAACTCGGCCGGCTCTCCGACCAGTTGGTCGAGGGCACCCCGCAGATCGAGAACTTCCTGAAGAAGACCCCGGCCAAGATGACGGCGATCAGCCGGATCGCCTCGTACGGCTCGTGGCTCAACCTCTACCTCTGCGAGGCCAAGGTCGGCGGAGTGACGACCGAGGACGGCAGCGCCCCGCCCACCGGCATCGCGATCACACAGCCGAGGTGCCTGGCATGA
- a CDS encoding MCE family protein, which yields MSRVLRRPGARTTGIAALLAVGVGLTLVVTGSGLPAFTGLDQVPLPGGADLGDHPYEVTAEFADVLSLAPQASVKVNDVAVGRVTKVSLGSGSWNAKVTMRVNGKVELPANAYAHLEQSSLLGEKYIQLAAPARGTARGRLADGDRIPLSRTNRNPEVEEVFGALSMLLNGGGVNQLKTITTELNKALSGREPQVRSMLGRVDTLVTNLDEHKEDITDALDGVNRLSATLATRKRDVGTVLTELTPGMKVLEKQRGSLLTMLRSLDTLSTVAVDTINKSKADMIADLKAIAPTLKALADSGQDLPDSLQVLFTYPFTDEVLRGVKGDYLNVYLDVTAMPGTQIIPSLVPPATPQTGAGTTLPLPLPAVGSAEPKGGSR from the coding sequence ATGAGCCGAGTCCTGCGCAGACCCGGAGCCCGCACCACCGGCATCGCCGCACTGCTGGCCGTGGGCGTCGGACTGACCCTGGTCGTCACCGGCTCCGGCCTGCCCGCCTTCACCGGACTCGACCAGGTGCCGCTGCCCGGCGGCGCCGACCTCGGCGACCACCCCTACGAGGTCACCGCGGAATTCGCGGACGTCCTCAGCCTCGCCCCGCAGGCATCGGTGAAGGTCAACGACGTCGCCGTCGGCCGCGTCACCAAGGTCTCCCTCGGCTCGGGCAGCTGGAACGCCAAGGTCACCATGCGCGTCAACGGCAAGGTCGAACTGCCCGCCAACGCCTACGCCCACCTGGAACAGTCCAGTCTCCTCGGGGAGAAGTACATCCAGCTCGCCGCCCCCGCACGCGGCACCGCACGGGGCAGGCTCGCCGACGGGGACCGCATCCCGCTGAGCCGGACCAACCGGAACCCCGAGGTCGAAGAGGTCTTCGGCGCCCTGTCGATGCTCCTCAACGGCGGCGGCGTCAACCAGCTCAAGACCATCACCACCGAACTGAACAAGGCACTCTCCGGACGCGAACCCCAGGTCCGCTCCATGCTCGGCCGGGTCGACACCCTCGTCACCAACCTGGACGAGCACAAGGAGGACATCACCGACGCGCTCGACGGGGTGAACCGGCTCTCCGCCACCCTCGCCACCCGCAAGCGGGACGTCGGCACGGTCCTCACCGAACTCACCCCCGGCATGAAGGTCCTGGAGAAGCAGCGCGGCTCGCTCCTCACCATGCTGCGCTCGCTCGACACGCTCTCCACCGTCGCCGTCGACACGATCAACAAGAGCAAGGCCGACATGATCGCCGACCTCAAGGCCATCGCCCCGACCCTCAAGGCACTCGCCGACTCCGGCCAGGACCTGCCCGATTCCCTCCAGGTGCTGTTCACCTACCCGTTCACGGACGAGGTGCTGCGCGGGGTCAAGGGCGACTACCTCAACGTCTACCTGGATGTGACGGCCATGCCCGGCACGCAGATCATCCCCTCGCTCGTCCCCCCGGCCACTCCGCAGACCGGGGCCGGCACGACACTGCCGCTGCCCCTTCCCGCGGTGGGGTCGGCGGAACCGAAGGGGGGCAGCCGATGA
- a CDS encoding MCE family protein: MRITPVRERNPVAVAVVGLILLALLALGAYRADSLPFLGGGTTYSADFTESAGLEEGDEVRVAGVKVGEVTGVSLDGAKVKVGFRVEDAWIGNASTVGIAIKTLLGEKYLAVDPLGDAPQDPDERITASRTTSPYDVTQAFNGLGETIEEIDTDQLAKSFETISATFKNSPPDVKSAAEGLSALSKTVSERDAQLATLLKGSKQLTKTLANKKSSFETLLEDGNLLLGEIQARRDSIHLLLTGTRNLGTQITGLVKDNNKQLKPTLDSLGRVTAVLVKNRKSLDKVLSLAGSYNRLVGNTLGNGRWFDNYVCGLVPKEYLPAGTPPATGCMPPEQRGGR, from the coding sequence ATGAGAATCACACCCGTACGGGAACGCAACCCCGTCGCCGTCGCCGTGGTGGGACTGATCCTCCTCGCCCTCCTCGCGCTGGGCGCCTACCGCGCCGACTCGCTGCCCTTCCTCGGCGGCGGCACCACCTACAGCGCCGACTTCACCGAGTCCGCCGGACTGGAGGAGGGCGACGAGGTGCGGGTCGCCGGCGTGAAGGTCGGCGAGGTCACCGGAGTGTCGCTGGACGGGGCCAAGGTGAAGGTCGGCTTCCGGGTCGAGGACGCCTGGATCGGCAACGCCTCCACCGTCGGCATCGCCATCAAGACGCTGCTGGGCGAGAAGTACCTCGCCGTCGACCCGCTGGGCGACGCCCCGCAGGACCCGGACGAACGCATCACGGCGAGCCGCACCACCTCCCCGTACGACGTCACCCAGGCGTTCAACGGACTCGGCGAGACCATCGAGGAGATCGACACCGACCAGCTCGCCAAGAGCTTCGAGACGATCTCCGCCACCTTCAAGAACTCCCCGCCGGACGTGAAGAGCGCCGCCGAGGGCCTCTCCGCCCTCTCGAAGACGGTCTCCGAACGCGACGCCCAGCTCGCCACCCTCCTCAAGGGCAGCAAGCAGCTCACCAAGACCCTCGCCAACAAGAAGAGCAGCTTCGAAACCCTGCTGGAGGACGGCAACCTGCTCCTCGGCGAGATCCAGGCCCGCCGCGACTCCATCCACCTGCTGCTCACCGGCACCCGGAACCTCGGCACCCAGATCACCGGCCTGGTCAAGGACAACAACAAGCAGCTGAAGCCGACCCTGGACTCGCTCGGCCGGGTCACCGCGGTCCTGGTGAAGAACCGCAAGAGCCTCGACAAGGTGCTCTCGCTCGCCGGTTCGTACAACCGGCTCGTCGGCAACACCCTCGGCAACGGACGCTGGTTCGACAACTACGTCTGCGGACTCGTCCCGAAGGAATACCTGCCCGCCGGCACACCCCCGGCGACCGGATGCATGCCACCCGAGCAGCGAGGCGGCCGCTGA
- a CDS encoding ABC transporter permease — MSMLSWLDRSGEQLTFYVRALIWIPRTLRRYLREVQRLLAEVAFGSGGLGVIGGTIGVMVAMTLFTGTVVGLQGYAALNQIGTSAFTGFISAYFNTREIAPLVAGLALSATVGAGFTAQLGAMRINEEVDALESMGVRSMPYLVSTRIIAGVVAIIPLYAIGLLSSYLASRSITILFNGQSAGTYDHYFDLFLSPDDVLLSVLKVLIFSVMVILAHCYYGFHATGGPAGVGVAVGRSVRNAIVLISVTDFFLSLAIWGATTTVKVAG, encoded by the coding sequence CGTTGATCTGGATACCGCGCACCCTGCGCCGCTACCTGCGCGAGGTCCAGCGGCTGCTGGCCGAAGTGGCCTTCGGCAGCGGCGGCCTCGGGGTCATCGGCGGCACCATCGGCGTGATGGTCGCGATGACCCTCTTCACCGGCACCGTCGTCGGCCTCCAGGGCTACGCGGCCCTCAACCAGATCGGCACCTCCGCCTTCACCGGCTTCATCTCCGCCTACTTCAACACCCGCGAGATCGCCCCGCTCGTCGCCGGCCTCGCGCTCTCCGCGACCGTGGGCGCCGGCTTCACCGCCCAGCTCGGCGCCATGCGGATCAACGAGGAGGTCGACGCCCTGGAGTCGATGGGGGTGCGGTCCATGCCGTACCTCGTCTCCACCCGGATCATCGCCGGGGTCGTCGCGATCATCCCGCTGTACGCGATCGGGCTGCTCTCCTCGTACCTCGCCTCCCGCTCCATCACGATCCTGTTCAACGGACAGTCCGCGGGCACGTACGACCACTACTTCGACCTCTTCCTCTCCCCGGACGACGTGCTGCTGTCCGTGCTCAAGGTGCTGATCTTCAGCGTCATGGTGATCCTCGCCCACTGCTACTACGGCTTCCACGCCACGGGCGGGCCCGCCGGGGTGGGGGTGGCGGTCGGCCGCTCGGTGCGCAACGCCATCGTGCTCATCAGCGTCACCGACTTCTTCCTCTCCCTCGCCATCTGGGGCGCCACGACGACGGTGAAGGTGGCAGGCTGA
- a CDS encoding MCE family protein yields MNSRRAQTARHRLAGVAFLLVPAVLVWVSVSVYRKDFTDDATVTVRTGSAGNEMHQNADVKLRGVVVGQVRGIAADGDGARLTLAIDPDEMDRIPADVTAQMLPTTLFGERFVALVPPATPSARTLRAGAVIPQDRSKNAIELEEVLDNVLPLLTAVKPEKLASTLGAVSRALEGRGEKLGDTLVRLDAHLAKFNPQLPTLNADIKELVKVSKVYGDAAPDILDALTDFTTTSGTVAEQQAQLADLYGATTASAQDITSFLRENKDNLIRLAATSRPTLELLARYSDEFPCTLRTMAGFVPAMDKALGKGTDQPGLHVSVQPVKSKGKYVPGKDTPVYDATGGPHCYSVPYVGRTVPTADARTAPAASQENAAHGDGTDRAARPDRGPALGMPNSPQESRLVNELVAPSLKVQPQTLPDWSSVLIGPAFRGAEVKLK; encoded by the coding sequence ATGAACTCCCGACGCGCGCAGACCGCCCGCCACCGGCTCGCCGGAGTCGCCTTCCTCCTCGTGCCCGCCGTACTCGTATGGGTCTCGGTCTCGGTGTACCGGAAGGACTTCACCGACGACGCCACCGTGACCGTACGCACCGGCAGTGCCGGCAACGAGATGCACCAGAACGCCGACGTGAAGCTGCGCGGCGTCGTCGTCGGACAGGTCCGCGGCATCGCGGCCGACGGCGACGGGGCCCGGCTCACCCTCGCCATCGACCCCGACGAAATGGACCGGATACCGGCCGACGTCACCGCCCAGATGCTGCCCACCACGCTCTTCGGCGAACGGTTCGTGGCACTCGTGCCGCCCGCGACACCGTCCGCGCGGACGCTGCGGGCCGGGGCCGTCATCCCGCAGGACCGCTCGAAGAACGCCATCGAGCTGGAGGAGGTCCTCGACAACGTCCTGCCGCTGCTGACCGCCGTGAAGCCGGAGAAACTCGCCTCCACCCTCGGCGCGGTCTCCCGGGCCCTGGAAGGACGCGGCGAGAAGCTCGGCGACACCCTCGTCAGGCTCGACGCCCACCTGGCGAAGTTCAACCCCCAACTCCCCACGCTCAACGCCGACATCAAGGAACTCGTCAAGGTGAGCAAGGTGTACGGGGACGCCGCCCCCGACATCCTCGACGCGCTCACCGACTTCACCACCACCAGCGGCACCGTCGCCGAACAGCAGGCGCAGCTCGCCGACCTGTACGGGGCCACCACCGCCTCCGCGCAGGACATCACCTCCTTCCTCCGGGAGAACAAGGACAACCTGATCCGGCTCGCCGCCACCAGCCGGCCGACCCTGGAACTCCTCGCCCGGTACTCGGACGAATTCCCCTGCACCCTGCGGACCATGGCCGGTTTCGTCCCCGCCATGGACAAGGCGCTCGGCAAGGGCACCGACCAGCCCGGACTCCACGTCTCGGTCCAGCCCGTGAAGTCCAAGGGAAAGTACGTGCCGGGCAAGGACACCCCCGTCTACGACGCCACCGGCGGACCGCACTGCTACTCCGTGCCGTACGTCGGCAGGACCGTACCGACCGCGGACGCCCGCACGGCACCGGCCGCCTCGCAGGAGAACGCCGCGCACGGTGACGGAACGGACCGGGCCGCACGGCCCGACCGGGGCCCCGCCCTCGGCATGCCCAACTCCCCGCAGGAGAGCCGGCTCGTGAACGAGCTGGTCGCCCCCTCACTGAAAGTCCAGCCGCAGACCCTGCCCGACTGGAGCAGCGTGCTCATCGGTCCGGCCTTCCGCGGTGCGGAGGTGAAGCTCAAGTGA
- a CDS encoding MCE family protein, whose amino-acid sequence MKMKRIVGMGAGLVVVAVAVTGGVMAMDDEGTTTITAHFDRATGVYAGSDLRILGVRAGRVESVTPRGEEVEVTLRVDKGVKVPKGAHAVVVAPSLVADRYIQLAPAYDGGPLIEDGAVLPAAKNATPVEVDQLYDSITKLSKALGPEGANANGALSGLLDTGAENLDGNGKAIGDSIEQFGKATKTLDKSSGNLFDTLSYLQTFTTMLKENDGNVRAAEQQLNTVTGFLADDKENLGAALKELGTALGQVKGFIQKNRGALKANVEALVPITQTLVDQRASLAESLDTLPLAADNVLNAYDPAHRTLNGRTNLNELSMGGPLTGAAALAGLTPVDTARRKALPALPFPAVGTVYGTPASTATDKKGANR is encoded by the coding sequence ATGAAGATGAAGCGCATCGTCGGCATGGGCGCCGGACTCGTCGTGGTGGCCGTCGCGGTCACCGGCGGGGTGATGGCCATGGACGACGAGGGAACGACGACCATCACCGCCCACTTCGACCGGGCCACCGGAGTGTACGCCGGATCGGACCTGCGGATCCTCGGCGTCCGGGCCGGCCGGGTCGAATCGGTCACGCCCCGGGGGGAGGAGGTCGAGGTCACCCTGCGGGTCGACAAGGGCGTCAAGGTCCCCAAGGGGGCGCACGCCGTGGTCGTCGCCCCCAGCCTCGTCGCCGACCGCTACATCCAGCTCGCCCCCGCCTACGACGGGGGACCGCTGATCGAGGACGGCGCGGTGCTGCCGGCCGCGAAGAACGCCACCCCCGTCGAGGTGGACCAGCTGTACGACTCCATCACGAAGCTCTCCAAGGCCCTCGGCCCGGAAGGGGCCAACGCGAACGGGGCGCTCTCCGGACTCCTCGACACCGGGGCCGAGAACCTCGACGGCAACGGAAAGGCCATCGGGGACTCCATCGAACAGTTCGGCAAGGCCACCAAGACCCTCGACAAGAGCAGCGGGAACCTCTTCGACACCCTCTCCTACCTGCAGACCTTCACCACCATGCTGAAGGAGAACGACGGCAATGTGCGCGCCGCCGAACAGCAGCTCAACACGGTCACCGGATTCCTCGCCGACGACAAGGAGAACCTCGGCGCGGCCCTGAAGGAACTGGGCACCGCGCTGGGCCAGGTCAAGGGCTTCATCCAGAAGAACCGCGGCGCCCTGAAGGCGAACGTGGAAGCGCTGGTGCCGATCACCCAGACCCTGGTCGACCAGCGCGCCTCGCTCGCCGAGTCGCTCGACACGCTGCCGCTCGCCGCGGACAACGTCCTCAACGCCTACGACCCGGCGCACCGCACGCTCAACGGCCGCACCAACCTCAACGAACTCTCCATGGGCGGACCGCTCACCGGGGCCGCCGCGCTCGCCGGCCTCACTCCGGTGGACACCGCCCGCCGCAAGGCGCTGCCCGCCCTGCCGTTCCCGGCCGTCGGCACCGTCTACGGCACCCCGGCGAGCACCGCCACGGACAAGAAGGGGGCGAACCGATGA